A genomic region of Arachis hypogaea cultivar Tifrunner chromosome 5, arahy.Tifrunner.gnm2.J5K5, whole genome shotgun sequence contains the following coding sequences:
- the LOC112803953 gene encoding uncharacterized protein: MDGTVTLLKTSPVHVGDQVDESTVYFYRLFWTFPPCIEVFIHCKPLVSIDETHLCGKYGGTLLLAIAQDGNLNILPIVFALVEGENAEHNDIKAAVEAPDSGWLPLHAYRAFCIRHVAADFTLNFKGQDAR; this comes from the exons ATGGATGGAACCGTAACGTTGTTGAAGACTTCTCCGGTACATGTCGGTGATCAGGTTGATGAGTCTACAGTGTACTTTTATCGTCTTTTTTGGACATTTCCTCCATGCATTGAGGTATTTATACATTGCAAGCCACTAGTCAGTATCGACGAGACTCATTTGTGTGGGAAGTATGGCGGCACTTTGCTTCTAGCTATTGCACAAGACGGTAACTTGAATATCTTGCCCATTGTCTTTGCACTTGTGGAAGGCGAGAATGCGGA GCACAATGACATTAAGGCTGCAGTGGAGGCACCTGATAGTGGTTGGCTACCACTTCATGCATATAGAGCGTTTTGCATTCGTCATGTTGCAGCTGATTTCACCCTCAATTTCAAGGGACAGGATG
- the LOC112802543 gene encoding uncharacterized protein isoform X2, with amino-acid sequence MQRVSSTISRTIASLSKARSPFLLKRPFFAATTQKSQQPEIPGDIRKWGSAGFCRTSKFASGFTPLQPKPLDSIVDVERLKDRYPDDIASIWDDYHLGRGHIGASMKAKLYNLLEHRASECRYFVIPVWRGSGYTTMFVQVQMPHILFTGLEDYKARGTQAAPYFTVTFYKEFAETKDLVLIRGDVVFTSKLTDSEAEWLIETVQSFYLNDVRYKLVERFNKETHDFEFKDVLQALNMPIL; translated from the exons ATGCAAAGGGTATCTTCAACAATCTCAAGGACCATAGCTTCTTTGTCCAAGGCCAGAAGCCCGTTTCTGCTTAAACGCCCTTTCTTTGCAGCAACTACCCAGAAATCGCAGCAGCCGGAGATTCCGGGAGATATCCGGAAATGGGGTTCGGCTGGGTTTTGCAGGACGTCAAAGTTCGCCAGTGGGTTCACTCCTTTGCAGCCAAAGCCCTTGGATTCCATTGTAGATGTTGAAAGATTGAAGGATCGCTACCCTGATGATATTGCTTCTATTTGGGATGAT TATCACTTGGGAAGAGGTCATATTGGAGCATCCATGAAAGCAAAACTTTATAACCTGCTCGAGCATAGAGCTTCAGAAtg CCGATATTTTGTCATTCCTGTGTGGAGAGGAAGCGGTTATACGACAATGTTTGTTCAAG TGCAGATGCCACACATTCTTTTTACGGGTCTTGAAGATTACAAGGCCAGGGGAACACAAGCAGCCCCCTACTTTACTGTGACCTTTTACAAAGAATTTGCTGAGACCAAGGACTTGGTGCTTATCCGTGGGGATGTTGTGTTTACCAGCAAGCTGACCGACTCTGAGGCGGAATGGCTAATAGAAACTGTTCAGTCTTTCTATTTGAATGATGTGAGGTACAAACTGGttgagaggttcaacaaagaaacacaTGATTTTGAGTTTAAGGATGTCTTGCAAGCGTTGAACATGCCGATTCTGTGA
- the LOC112802543 gene encoding uncharacterized protein isoform X1, with the protein MGQVSTWIKYLKLCAEFVLNSFPDFFYHGRVSSTISRTIASLSKARSPFLLKRPFFAATTQKSQQPEIPGDIRKWGSAGFCRTSKFASGFTPLQPKPLDSIVDVERLKDRYPDDIASIWDDYHLGRGHIGASMKAKLYNLLEHRASECRYFVIPVWRGSGYTTMFVQVQMPHILFTGLEDYKARGTQAAPYFTVTFYKEFAETKDLVLIRGDVVFTSKLTDSEAEWLIETVQSFYLNDVRYKLVERFNKETHDFEFKDVLQALNMPIL; encoded by the exons ATGGGACAAGTTTCAACTTGGATCAAATATTTGAAACTTTGTGCTGAATTTGTGCTGAATTCTTTTCCTGATTTTTTTTATCATGGCAG GGTATCTTCAACAATCTCAAGGACCATAGCTTCTTTGTCCAAGGCCAGAAGCCCGTTTCTGCTTAAACGCCCTTTCTTTGCAGCAACTACCCAGAAATCGCAGCAGCCGGAGATTCCGGGAGATATCCGGAAATGGGGTTCGGCTGGGTTTTGCAGGACGTCAAAGTTCGCCAGTGGGTTCACTCCTTTGCAGCCAAAGCCCTTGGATTCCATTGTAGATGTTGAAAGATTGAAGGATCGCTACCCTGATGATATTGCTTCTATTTGGGATGAT TATCACTTGGGAAGAGGTCATATTGGAGCATCCATGAAAGCAAAACTTTATAACCTGCTCGAGCATAGAGCTTCAGAAtg CCGATATTTTGTCATTCCTGTGTGGAGAGGAAGCGGTTATACGACAATGTTTGTTCAAG TGCAGATGCCACACATTCTTTTTACGGGTCTTGAAGATTACAAGGCCAGGGGAACACAAGCAGCCCCCTACTTTACTGTGACCTTTTACAAAGAATTTGCTGAGACCAAGGACTTGGTGCTTATCCGTGGGGATGTTGTGTTTACCAGCAAGCTGACCGACTCTGAGGCGGAATGGCTAATAGAAACTGTTCAGTCTTTCTATTTGAATGATGTGAGGTACAAACTGGttgagaggttcaacaaagaaacacaTGATTTTGAGTTTAAGGATGTCTTGCAAGCGTTGAACATGCCGATTCTGTGA